One Plasmodium cynomolgi strain B DNA, chromosome 12, whole genome shotgun sequence genomic region harbors:
- a CDS encoding hypothetical protein (putative) — MFNVFSAAFLDNNSNNFNNGNKPINSNINKSNNLTRSISANVNNENDRSKNLPLKDRLATVRNVQNILNKKNLNKPDETNNSGNNKGDENTNASGGNNNGNANDAEKNAASSSNAHLSENAGNAANAANAANDGSKAAPSTVENHLSKFKNYSSVVNEKQNEELEKKLKKRKRRRKHVILMERMKQKEKDKKRHKEMGSHDNNDDDEEEGEEDENEERTTQKVVGRRGRPSKRSQNKLQQKVHQEEEDEEGEDNDEGDEDDEKEGKHNRKSKGEDAKFSKKFSNSGDSTGGKTNTNDNNEAGMKPKRKRRKKKEMEEYRARLLKEKMQQQNSLSSVLTKTNSFNNHSNANNSNNNNNENNSQGEVKVKRKRGRPKLSEVAAMNNANDKMKQNDIRKYYSKNSDHQSMNRGDGGAENEEENKNVLKLINTSIQENNSFMKKSPTEIIELEKIYKNNIKKGVTCIPLNYQSRGGGMALILIGTQTTYGPVKNTYGFMTFLILDCDSNNFFIDTGMKSNAIECEKHMQLLISPGDMYMFKNQSQEVEVRLLLIVCNKMNEPFDAKLHIKDPEINVHK; from the exons atgtTTAACGTGTTTTCAGCAGCCTTTTTAGACAATAACTCCAACAATTTTAACAACGGTAATAAGCCCATTAACAgcaatataaataaaagtaacaACTTAACGAGGTCTATTTCGGCCAACGTAAATAACGAAAATGATAGAAGCAAAAATTTGCCATTAAAAGATAGACTGGCCACAGTGAGAAATGTCCAAaacattttgaacaaaaagaatttaaataAGCCGGATGAAACGAACAACAGCGGAAACAATAAGGGGGATGAAAATACCAATGCCAGCGGAGGCAACAATAACGGAAATGCGAACGATGCGGAGAAAAACGCCGCCAGCAGTAGCAACGCCCATTTAAGTGAAAATGCGGGAAATGCAGCAAATGCAGCAAATGCAGCAAATGACGGAAGTAAAGCAGCCCCATCCACCGTGGAAAACCATTTaagcaaatttaaaaattattccagTGTcgtaaatgaaaaacaaaatgaagaattggagaaaaaattaaaaaaaagaaaacgaaggAGGAAACATGTCATATTAATGGAAAGAATGaaacagaaggagaaggacaaaaaaagacacaAAGAAATGGGAAGTCACGATAACAATGACgatgacgaagaagaaggagaggaagatgaaaatgaagagcgAACCACGCAGAAAGTGGTAGGAAGACGTGGTAGGCCATCTAAGCGCtcgcaaaataaattgcagCAAAAAGTACatcaggaggaggaagacgaagaggGGGAAGATAACGACGAGGGGGATGAAGATGACGAGAAAGAGGGAAAACATAACCGTAAAAGCAAAGGCGAGGATGcgaaattttccaaaaagttTTCCAACTCAGGGGACAGCACAGGAGGAAAAAC AAATACGAATGATAATAACGAAGCAGGAATGAAaccgaaaaggaagaggcggaaaaaaaaagaaatggaggAATACCGAGCTCgtttattaaaagaaaaaatgcagcagCAAAATTCGTTGAGCAGCGTTTTAACCAAGACCAACAGTTTTAACAATCATAGCAATGCTAATAACAGTAACaacaataataatgaaaataactCACAAGGAGAAGTTAAGGTAAAgaggaaaagggggagaccCAAATTAAGCGAAGTTGCAGCCATGAACAATGCCAATGATAAGATGAAACAAAATGAcataagaaaatattatagcAAAAATAGCGACCATCAAAGTATGAACAGGGGAGATGGAGGcgcagaaaatgaagaagaaaataaaaatgttcttaaattaattaataccTCTATAcaggaaaataattcattcaTGAAAAAATCTCCAACCGAAATTATAGAGCTTGAAAAGATTTACaagaataatattaaaaaaggcgTCACCTGTATCCCTTTAAATTACCAaagcagaggaggaggaatgGCACTTATATTAATAGGCACGCAAACGACCTATGGCCCCGTAAAAAATACCTACGGCTTTATGacatttctcattttagATTGTgattcaaataattttttcattgacACAGGAATGAAAAGTAACGCTATTGAATGCGAAAAGCACATGCAGTTGTTAATTAGCCCCGGTGATATGTACATGTTTAAAAACCAGAGTCAGGAGGTGGAGGTGCGGCTCTTGCTAATTGTGTgtaacaaaatgaatgagCCCTTTGACGCGAAGTTACATATAAAGGATCCAGAAATTAACGTCCACAAGTAG
- a CDS encoding U6 snRNA-associated Sm-like protein LSm5 (putative), with translation MATVSGSETFLPLALMDKCIGSKIWVMLKGDKEIVGKLVGFDEYVNMVLEDVTEYTYVNNVKKVNKIKKLLLNGLNITIMVPGGVPVNYYDYEEKLEENIA, from the exons ATGGCGACAGTCAGTGGGTCGGAAACGTTTTTGCCTCTTGCCCTGATGGATAAGTGCATAG GCAGCAAAATATGGGTTATGCTGAAGGGTGACAAAGAAATAGTTGGAAAGCTCGTCGGATTTGATGAATATGTGAATATG GTACTCGAAGATGTTACGGAATACACTTACGTAAACAACGTTAAAAaggtgaataaaataaaaaagttgctGCTGAACGGTTTGAATATAACAATAATGGTCCCAGGAGGTGTCCCTGTTAATTACTACGATTATGAAGAAAAGCTGGAGGAAAACATCGCAtga
- a CDS encoding serine/threonine protein kinase (putative), protein MLNKEDYLISLFDVVEGFNNYCTLYKKKHCSSFIFSSKVLKQNERSKDTHDFKKAFSGFVSKIEFLHFHIVEKGSPYENVQSACVGRGDCKSEEPRGEMRRKEKNDRCGEQAKNGLPQNGFPQNGFPQNGLPQIGLPQNGSPPNGSPQNESAHNDTHSSSEVKQHDGGENKLDERAESGKDHDTEKTNEEDYKNISGQTNCFDIHDSDFSDTDDSPNSTDLCDENRDLILSQRNETLIRYVAGLDYALNVRRVSKELLIEEIKEFFKVHNSNVRLSEYSSFLSDETMIMLKRRTQNDDDADGGGDDNGGDGDDGGDGNNNVYDYDDGGYLNVERKYLHKCKNRTFFFSIPGNYFFIKNYDDQSRDTFSTSNYTNYERSLNGITLYTLSNNSSSINGNNCNLYTDNVRSRNDSYNKFSSPTFGMEVERQMSPNFGTMEEENKSAHGASNEFEKSSYQPNEERDNACLTPNLKSSPRNENNIKLNKSERFIPEKENHVSDSSPNSSDSYKNYDGIGKSATNKSEKHHTYEIDTVQREKNNLNSNTSDFYQSISDFYKSKENGNNSCEEGSSTCMKNSSLFLNSNETSVQTNNKSYQENEKNIISLFFDDELSSAITINNESSLSKGVDSCSRHLLHDKDIPDVDGGKFEQSDKDVPSEENHHAGVEQAVKYERDESKWLDEYCEGDYNMFRSKQIKKKKELTLGWSNGIPNGEETEKGSPEEEQKNVKTDRVTICHKGSHNGSNRDSNLTRVDQNCCDHTYNAINLRIIYETNKSELNSKGEIHFFPGQLILNKYKVVKILSKTKFSTTLKCLNVLYRKGKGGGDVHRVDNCTQSYPRKCSVGHTSHSLVFNNSTILEDSTGERTARKKLQEGQEKCISNNESPFGAKTERDKNYKYVCLKVMKNGKSFLDQGLFELIVLNMLSNESSDSQKNENGNTHTNKNIIQLYDYFYFKEHLIIVTEYMQSDLYNYFIKKGKIGTLGQLQILAKNLLEGLAFIHSKNLIHCDLKPENIMINMKRGKKKLKGVDKGERLEKGFDSGLVTLGSTHRSNPSAHNDVFVSEKEKFCFAASLKDKPSSSGSSYSSSTNKAVAKTHIFSSEKFGKIKIIDFNSSIYESDKLEMYIQTRSYRSPEVLLQQNYDKKIDIWSLGCILFEFLTKKILFDHQNIYRFIYSIASYIGPFPFYMIKGCRIPYLFTKHGLIILRKMSVDKSYGNSVKEEPLDEVDDEPVLFNSKDFFRLNKKESHTNDLLKGTHANQGSQNASKGRKEFYYDVCYPSDNLLKRNFQIEDTLFLDFLLSLLQIDPCKRPTSDEALKHPWLKPNIYHDGL, encoded by the exons atgctgaACAAGGAGGATTACctaatttccctttttgacgTAGTTGAAGGGTTCAACAATTACTGCACATTGTACAAGAAGAAACATTGCagcagttttattttttctagtAAGGTGCTTAAGCAAAATGAGAGAAGTAAGGATACAcatgattttaaaaaggccTTTAGCGGCTTTGTAAGCAAAATagaatttttacattttcacaTTGTGGAGAAGGGCAGCCCTTATGAGAATGTCCAGAGTGCATGTGTGGGACGGGGTGACTGCAAAAGTGAGGAACCTCGGGGGGAAATGCGTcgtaaggagaaaaatgatcGTTGCGGAGAGCAAGCCAAAAATGGACTCCCTCAAAATGGATTCCCTCAAAATGGATTCCCCCAAAATGGACTCCCCCAAATTGGACTCCCTCAAAATGGATCTCCCCCAAATGGATCCCCCCAAAATGAATCTGCCCATAATGACACACATTCTAGCAGCGAAGTGAAGCAGCACGATGGGGGTGAAAACAAATTAGACGAAAGGGCAGAATCGGGGAAGGATCACGACACGGAGAAGACAAATGAGGAGGATTACAAAAACATTTCAGGTCAGACAAACTGCTTCGACATCCACGAT TCCGATTTCAGCGACACGGATGATTCTCCAAACAGCACAGATTTGTGCGACGAAAACAGGGACCTAATACTTAGCCAAAGAAATGAAACTCTAATCAGATACGTCGCAGGCTTAGACTATGCACTAAATGTCAGGAGAGTGTCCAAGGAACTGTTAatagaagaaattaaagaattttttaaagtgcaTAATAGCAACGTTAGATTAAGCGAAtactcctcctttttaagtGACGAAACTATGATTATGTTAAAGAGGAGGACCCAAAATGATGACGATGCTGACGGTGGCGGTGATGATAACGGTGGAGATGGTGATGACGGTGGAGATGGTAATAACAATGTCTATGATTATGATGATGGTGGTTATTTAAATGTGGAGAGGAAGTATCTACATAAGTGTAAAAAtagaaccttttttttctccatcccTGGGAActatttctttataaaaaattacgatgACCAAAGTAGGGACACCTTTTCCACCTCCAACTACACGAACTATGAGAGAAGCTTAAATGGTATTACCCTATATACACTGTCGAATAATTCGTCAAGTATAAACGGAAACAACTGCAATTTGTATACGGACAATGTACGAAGTAGAAATGACTCTTACAACAAGTTTAGCTCCCCAACATTTGGAATGGAAGTAGAGCGGCAGATGTCTCCTAACTTTGGTAccatggaggaggaaaacaaaagtgCACATGGTGCGTCTAACGAATTTGAGAAGAGTTCCTATCAACCTAATGAAGAAAGGGACAATGCCTGTTTGACACCCAATTTGAAGAGTAGCCCGAGGAACGaaaacaatataaaattgaacaaaTCGGAAAGATTCATTCCGGAAAAGGAGAATCATGTAAGCGATTCTTCCCCTAATAGCAGTGAcagttacaaaaattatgacgGAATAGGCAAAAGTGCTACCAATAAATCGGAGAAGCACCACACATATGAGATTGACACAGTacagagggaaaaaaacaacctaAATAGCAACACGAGCGATTTTTACCAAAGTATAAGTGACTTCTACAAAAGTAAGGAAAATGGTAATAACTCCTGTGAGGAAGGGAGCAGCACCTGCATGAAGAATAGCTCCCTCTTTTTGAATAGCAATGAAACGAGTGTACAAACGAATAATAAAAGCTAccaagaaaatgaaaagaacaTAATTAGCCTATTCTTTGATGACGAGCTGTCAAGCGCGATAACTATAAATAATGAATCCTCCTTGAGTAAAGGAGTGGACAGTTGCAGTAGGCATCTCCTCCATGATAAGGATATTCCAGATGTAGATGGGGGCAAATTTGAGCAGAGTGATAAGGATGTACCAAGTGAGGAGAACCACCACGCTGGTGTGGAGCAAGCAGTAAAGTACGAACGGGATGAGAGCAAGTGGCTTGATGAGTACTGTGAGGGGGATTACAATATGTTTAGGTCAAAACAgatcaagaaaaaaaaagagctaaCACTTGGGTGGTCAAATGGGATACCCAATGGAGaggaaacagaaaagggaTCCCCAGAAGAGGAACAAAAGAACGTTAAAACGGACCGAGTTACCATTTGCCATAAAGGCAGCCATAATGGAAGTAACCGCGACAGTAACCTTACCAGGGTTGACCAAAATTGTTGTGACCACACGTATAACGCAATTAACCTAAGAATCATATACGAAACTAACAAGAGCGAACTGAATTCCAAGGGGgaaatccattttttcccaggTCAGctaattttgaataaatataaagtggtaaaaattttgtccaAAACTAAGTTCAGCACCACGCTTAAGTGTTTAAATGTGCTATACAGGAAAGGGAAAGGTGGGGGTGATGTTCATCGCGTAGATAATTGCACGCAGAGTTATCCTAGGAAGTGTTCAGTGGGACATACAAGCCATTCCTTAGTGTTCAACAATTCTACCATTTTAGAAGATTCGACAGGAGAAAGAACTGCACGTAAAAAACTCCAGGAGggacaagaaaaatgcaTCTCCAATAACGAATCCCCTTTTGGAGCCAAAACTGAGAGGGATAAAAACTACAAGTACGTCTGCTTAAAGgtaatgaaaaatggaaagagcTTCCTAGACCAAGGATTATTCGAGTTGATCGTTCTAAACATGCTATCGAATGAAAGTAGCGattcccaaaaaaatgaaaacggaAACACGCACACAAATAAGAACATTATTCAACTGTATGATTACTTCTACTTCAAAGAACATCTAATCATAGTGACGGAATACATGCAGAGCGATTTgtacaattattttattaaaaagggtaAGATAGGGACTCTAGGGCAGCTACAAATATTGGCCAAGAACTTACTGGAAGGCTTGGCGTTTATCCAttccaaaaatttaatacACTGCGATTTGAAACCtgaaaatattatgataaacatgaaaagggggaagaagaaactgAAAGGAGTAGACAAAGGGGAACGCTTAGAAAAAGGTTTCGACTCAGGTTTAGTAACATTGGGTAGTACACATAGGAGCAATCCGTCCGCTCACAACGACGTGTTTGTCtcggaaaaggagaagttcTGTTTTGCAGCTAGTTTGAAGGATAAACCAAGTAGTAGTGGTAGTAGTTACAGTAGTAGTACCAACAAGGCTGTAGCCAAAACACACATTTTTAGTAGcgaaaaatttggaaaaataaaaataatagattTTAACAGCTCTATATACGAAAGCGACAAGCTAGAAATGTACATTCAAACGAGATCGTATAGATCTCCAGAAGTTTTACTACAACAAAATtacgacaaaaaaattgatatatGGAGCTTAGGCTGcatattatttgaatttttaacGAAGAAAATTCTATTTGAtcatcaaaatatatatcgaTTTATATACTCCATAGCGTCCTACATTGGaccctttccattttatatGATAAAGGGTTGCCGCATACCATACCTTTTCACAAAGCACGGATTAataattttgagaaaaatgagTGTTGACAAAAGTTACGGCAACAGCGTTAAGGAAGAACCACTTGATGAGGTGGATGACGAACCGGTATTGTTTAACTCAAAAGATTTCTTCcgattaaataaaaaagaaagccaCACAAATGATTTATTAAAAGGTACGCACGCAAATCAGGGTTCGCAGAATGCGTCCAAGGGACGtaaagaattttattatgatgTTTGCTACCCAAGTGACAATCTGCTAAAGCgtaattttcaaattgaaGATACTTTGTTTTTAGATTTTCTCTTGTCATTATTGCAAATCGACCCGTGCAAACGGCCCACTTCGGATGAGGCGTTGAAACATCCTTGGCTGAAGCCGAACATTTACCATGACGGGTTATGA
- a CDS encoding hypothetical protein (putative) — protein MRKLLKAAITDVNKITCDDATKSSIPFKEKLKSLIIKNIDKFENEEILKIIENYNGNNGNDRKILKSSYDVFKNNIHRYSFNQINRILRLYTTSQVYDNQFNVSILGYLIKRLHAMPASVTVNVFHNLVKAGLREHRSIEPIKEHFKKNLDEYNTLDLTIILSSFTMLQEDIILNFANLGVNENSHSPKVKNSPECAFNYNEIIEFILNKIKNDEQIHNNLSVVNSILILNMISRLNVNNYDIFKFFTKKYYKNLKERDVEPHHLTLLLNSFAKCNININILKYIIKYMNNDNFVNQLSYVNITNAVHYMAKFNYKNIFFLNRLKDKVIEIVDTIPQREFSNIMWSLSKLKVKDDTFYFVSLQKVKKIIPSMDMMSIAQVLDALRRRNLSSEVSFLDKLLDPQVVKNDTCDLPNKYQESQKHNRAVTNKSVESADKKERAQTAGNAAQEVNYECPQLGQDNHASANNTPVQSAHPEQRTEELPPSKVHNVYHVPIELEKGVIDLLIHKYLENIERCSLHVLTQVPFCCLQLNCTNYDIYHKSLEVLRRKKKNMGTLNLIYARYFIRILIEKQEDNFQKLPRSLKQFAREIMNSDST, from the exons atgagaaaactCCTGAAAGCCGCCATTACCgatgtgaacaaaataacaTGTGACGATGCCACGAAGTCGTCCATCCCATTTAAGGAAAAGTTAAAATCactaattataaaaaatatagacaaatttgaaaatgaagaaattttgaaaataatagaaaattacaatggAAACAATGGCAACGACAGGAAAATCCTAAAAAGCAGTTACgacgtttttaaaaacaatataCACCGATACTCCTTTAACCAAATAAATAGAATACTGAGGCTGTACACTACGTCTCAAGTATATGACAACCAGTTTAATGTGTCTATCCTTGGTTACCTAATTAAGAGGCTGCATGCGATGCCCGCTAGTGTAACCGTGAACGTATTTCATA ATTTGGTGAAAGCCGGCCTAAGAGAACACAGAAGCATTGAGCCAATTAAAGAgcattttaagaaaaacCTAGATGAGTACAATACCCTAGatttaacaattattttaaGTTCTTTCACCATGTTGCAGGAGGATATTATTCtgaattttgcaaatttgggAGTCAATGAAAATTCGCACAGCCCAAAGGTGAAGAACTCTCCAGAATGCGCCTTTAATTACAACGAAATTATCGAGTTCATactgaataaaataaaaaatgatgaacaaaTTCACAACAATTTGAGCGTGGTAAATTCCATCTTGATACTAAACATGATTAGCCGATTAAATGTCAATAATtacgatatttttaaattttttacaaaaaagtattataaaaatttaaaggaaaGGGATGTAGAACCACACCACCTAACCCTTCTGCTGAACTCATTTGCAAAGTGCaacataaatattaacattctcaaatatataattaaatatatgaacaacgacaattttgttaaccAGCTGTCCTACGTAAACATTACAAATGCAGTTCACTACATGGCCAAATTtaactataaaaatatattttttttaaatcgacTGAAGGATAAAGTGATCGAAATTGTTGACACAATTCCGCAACGGGAATTTAGCAACATCATGTGGTCTTTATCTAAGTTAAAAGTTAAAGACGataccttttattttgtttctctccAGAAGGTTAAGAAAATAATCCCTTCGATGGATATGATGTCAATCGCCCAAGTGTTAGATGCACTACGACGAAGGAATTTATCAAGTGAGGTGTCATTTTTGGACAAACTGCTCGATCCCCAGGTGGTTAAAAATGACACATGTGATTTGCCCAACAAATATCAAGAATCTCAGAAACATAACAGAGCAGTGACGAATAAGAGCGTAGAATCAGCggacaaaaaggaacgcGCACAAACAGCTGGCAATGCAGCACAAGAAGTAAATTACGAATGCCCTCAGCTGGGGCAGGATAACCACGCGTCCGCAAATAACACACCTGTGCAAAGTGCTCACCCAGAGCAAAGAACAGAGGAGTTGCCCCCAAGTAAGGTTCACAATGTATACCACGTTCCCATCGAATTAGAAAAAGGTGTCATCGATTTgttaatacataaatatttggaaaatatagaGCGCTGCTCACTCCATGTGTTGACACAGgtcccattttgctgcctCCAACTGAACTGCACCAATTACGACATTTATCACAAATCTCTTGAAGTTCtgaggcggaaaaaaaaaaatatgggcaccttaaatttaatatatgcAAGGTACTTCATAAGGATTCTCATAGAAAAGCAAGAGGATAATTTCCAAAAATTGCCTCGCTCGCTTAAGCAATTCGCCAGGGAAATCATGAACTCGGATAGCACTTAG